The DNA region CTTCCGTCCAGAGTTTAGCGCCTCGCATGATATGCCTGTTAATCGAGGCCACCACTTGCCCGCGGTCTTCGGGATGAATGTTGTTTTCCCACCAATGGGCATCTGTTATGTGGCCAATAGATTTGTACTTCAAAATCCCACTTATGCCCCTGTTCCATGTAATCTTCTGGTTCCGAAGATCATAATCCCAGATTACATCACGAGTGGCGCGCGCAACAATATTGTACCGCTCTACATTTTCCATGATCTGCTTTTGGCTTTCAATCCTATCGGTGATGTCGCTGGAATTGCATACAATCCCCTGAACGGAAAGGTCCTCCGTCAAATTGGTTGCACAGGTTTCAATCCATCTCCACTCTCCATTACCATGACGGAACCTGAAAGGCGAAAACTTAACCTGAGGCTTTAAATTCAACCCCCCAGCTTCTGCAACCACGGTCTGAACATCATCTTTGTGGATATATTGCAGTGCATTCTGCCCGATAAATATATGTGGGTCTATTCCAAGTATCCTTCGCGAGGTTGGGCTTACATATTTATAATTCAGGTCAATGTCAACGATGGCAATAAGCTCAGACCCTTCCTGCACCAAGGCTTTAAAGCGTTGTTCACTAAGTGCCAGCTGCTGCTCTGCAATTAATTTTTCAGATATGTCCTGGGCCAGCACTATCCTGGCCTGCCTGCCTTTAAACTCAATCAGGTTACTTTCTATTTCAACAAATATCAGATCGCCGTTCTTTTTAACATGCCGGAAAATATTTTTAAAAAATTTACCAGTCTTTGCATTATGCTCTACAATGTTTTTCACGGCGTCAATCTCATCAGCAGGCCTGATATCGCTAATGCTCATGGTCAAAAACTCGGATTTTGAATAACCATAGTTTTCGACGGCAGCAATGTTTACATCCAAAAAAAGTAAGGTCTGTATATCAAACACCCACATTGGAAGGGGCGACTTCTCAAATAAATTATAAAAACCAGTACTTTCCATTCTTTGATCGCGCAATATAATTTGTTGAACGAAATTTAGTATTAATTCAACAACTTTGCAAGTTTACCACAGTCTGTTTTAATATTCTAGAATGACGAACACAAATCAAAATGGGTCAAGTGGTATTTCCCTTAAGGGATTTCCACCATCAATAAATAATTTTCCACCCTTCTTCAATGCTTTTGCAATATTTGTCAACGATTGATCTTCAATTTGAGGGTGTCGTCCATCCAATGCCCCAACCCTTATTGCAACGGCAATATCGAATAATCCTTCGTTAGGTTCAAGCTCAAATTTTTCTACGGCAGCTTGTCTAAAGAAGAGTTTCCCTGTTTCCATTTCAGTTTGCGAGCCTGCTATTGCCTGCTCGATCGCTTTTGCCGAGCGGTCTATGCCTAGAATATAGCCGTTACCAATTCGCCCTGAAATTTCCCTGGCCATAGCACCTGGGCCACAACCGATTTCCAAAACCCTGATATTTTCTTTCAAAGGCAATGCATCAACAATATCGGCAAGTCGTTTAGATAATTTTTTGTTCATGTGTTACAATTACTACAGATCAGAGGATTACTTTAATTAAAGTTATCATAAAATGTAAATAATTAAAACACAAATGAAAGTGAAACAGAGGCTATTTAAAAATCGGCCCGGCGCTCCCCTGCCCAACAACCAAAAGCTCCCCCAAATAAACACTTGTACTTACCATATTGCCATTGGCATTCACAAAATGCTGCCAGCAATGCACGGTATCGCCTGCATACCCTGCCGGCAGCCGCAGCATAACTTCTTTATCTGCACGTTGCGCCACATCTTCAAAACTCACAAAAGCCTTTTTAGCAGGATTATATACTACAATGGTGGCCTTATCGTCTTCATTGTTAAAAATTGATGCACTGGCGTTCTCCCACTTAATGTGCAATACGGCATCAATAAGGCTCAGTACCTCCCTGATCAGCGGAATCAGCAATTCCCCTCTGCTCAGTATTACTTTCGCAAAATCAATCATATATTCCAGGGGCGAATTGCCCTCAACTGCATTTTTCATATGATAAGACACACAGGCATTCATCGGTGTTTTGCCACTCATAATGGCCTGGTAACCTTTTTCTACAATAAGCTTTAAAGGTTTTAACCAGCTGCTCACCAAACCCATTAAAAAATGCTGGTTCTTCTGTTTTTCAGAAAAAGTCTTGTTACTGGTATCGGGCAAGCTGCGCAAATAATCAATTCCACGCCAGCTCCCACCCACCACATTGCCAATTTTACCGGATACCGGTCCATTTATTCCGTTTTTATATCTTGCCATAATATTTGTTTTTTGATTTTTAATTGGCGGCTTCGGCAATCCATCGGTAACTGCGCCTGAGAAGCTGCGCAACCCCGCCAATGTTACCTCATGGATATGCCTTCATTGCCCTGAAACCCAATCTGCATATTTATATACTGTTCGTTTGTGTCTCATGCGGGCATAAACGCCATCACCATTTCTGCTTCCGCTGTTGTTGCTGTTAGCCTCGTATGAGACCAGCCAATCTCCTTTAATCTCAGCTACCAAACCAACATGCGCAATGCGCCCCAGTTCCGGAAACCATACCCCAAACACATCCGCAGGCTTAGGCTCTTTTACTATCCTTGATGCCGGAAACATGGCAGGGCTCCATGCCGTCCGGGGCCGATCATAACCAGCTTTTCCAAAACACCAGGAGATATAACTGGCGCAATAAGCCGCCGGAACTTTAATTCCGGTGTATAGCAGGTACTCTGCTATTCTTTTACCATCATTTCGCCCGGTCAGTTCTCTTACCCCAACCTCTGCTCTTGCAATGCTAAGCACCCTGCCTCTCTCGCCCCTCTGGGGAGAGATGTCGCTCGCGACAGAGAGGGGCTCGCCTCCCTTTGTCATCCCAACTCCCTTTGTCATCCCGACTTCGGAGGGATCTCCTACACCACCGCTACCACACATCCCAAGCCCACCAATAGCACCAAACAAAACGATGCCCATAAAAATGCTAGCTTTTGCCATACCTGTAAATCGTCAAAGTGTAAAACCATCCTGTCCATTCCCGGCAGTCCCATTCTCAGCCAAAACCTCATGAAAAGCCACCAGCTTAATTCCAGCAGCAGTAAAAATGTAACCAGGCTTAGCACCACCATTAACGGTACACTCTGGTTTATCCCGGTAGTCATTTCCGGGCTGTCCAAAAAGCTGGTTATCCCGCCCCATATCAGCATCAGCAATACAAATAGCCGATGTTCCTTCTTGGCTTCGTTTAAAAAGCCTATAAGGGTCATACCCCAATGTTTAATATCTATAGTTTTCATTTTTTTCTTTTTTAAATGAATGATAACAACCGGTAGTCCGTCAAGGGCTGCGCCTGCGAAGCTCATTTCATTCGCAACCCAGCCAATGCCCTCTCATGGACATACCGATTGTTCTTTGAGCAGAAATTTTGCGTGCTCTGAAGCGGCCTAGCGTCTTCGCGCTCCTTCAGCGCGATTGTGCAGCCGCAGAAGAGTCCATGCTAAATTTCCCAAATTAAAGAACCGTAAACTCCCCAATGTAGTTGCTATTGGAAACTTCTTTTCCAAGCGCATTTACAAAAGAAATCCACGTATGCACGGTATCACCACTCCAATCGGGCGGCAGCTGCAATACATAAGCTTCAGCTGATCTTGCAGCAGCCGATGGCAGCATCGTAAACTTATCCTTATCTACATTATAGGCCATCACTGTTGCCCTGTCTGTACCACCGGAACTGGCAGGTAAAGAATCATCAGTCCAGCTAAAATCAAGCCTGGCCGCAAGCGTAACTGCCACCAGTGGGTGTACTGCTTCAGGCAAATCACCCTCGCTAAACATCACCTTGGTGTAGTCAATGGCGTAATCCATAGAACTTGTTCCGGTAACTGCATTCTTCAAATGATAAGAAGTTGCTGCGTTCATGGGCGTTATGCCCTGGTTGAATTGCTGGTAACCTACATTGATCAGCGGTTTAAGCCGCTTCAAAAATGTGGTAACCATGGCCAGCTTAAACCTTACGTTCAGCTGTGCTTCAGTGGGGGTGTAATCCCCAAAATCAGGAACACTTTTCAGATAGTATTCACCCTGCCAGCTCGATCCTACAACCGTGCCGACTTTTCCTCTAAACGGGCCGAGGATGCCTTTTTTGTATTTTCCCATCGTTATAAATTTTATGGGTTTATCGACGTTTGCAACCTTTTTTAGCTGTGGTTAGCAACGATAGCAGCTATGTCATTCAGCGCACAGTTTGTCATCCAGAGTGAAACGAACGATCTAATAAAACTTTGGCAGCCGCGCTATCATCCTGTCTACCGCAGCGGCAAACTCCCGAGCGCTACCTTCCCATTTCATTCGGGCCTGCTGTTTAAAACACAAATCCAAACCAACCATCGCTTGCACAAATCTGCATTTCAAAACCCGCTCTGCGGTGTCCAGGCATTTCAGGTGGTACTTACAGTTCTGGTCGGCCCCGGTATCTATAGCTATGCTCAGCTGTTTCATCCAGCCTACAAAATGCAGGGGCTCTGTTATATTCAATATTTTCAAGGGCTTGCCCTTTACAACCATTACCAGGCAACCCCGGCGGTCATTCATCCGGTAAATGTTCATTACCAGTGCATCATCCTTACGCATTTAATTACCATCGTAAGTCTGGATAAAGGCCCTGCACTTTTGCGGGCCTTCTCTTTTAACCTAAGTTAAAAGCAGATTATCTTGCCTGCCTCACCTCCTTTCCTGTTAGCTGGTAACTAACCAGCACCTTTTCATAAAGCGCAATCAGGGTATTTCCGCGTACAACAAAATCTGTAAGCTTTCTGCCGGGATATTTCGGTAAATAAATGCTGTGGCTATAACCACCAGATAACAGATAAACATCAATTACTTCCCGTGCATCAAAGGCCTTTAAGCTTTCATTATCGCCAGCTAAGGCTGCATGGTTATAAAACAAGCGGCCATCTGTATAGCCCCGCTTATTTACCACAACAGCGGGGGCGCTTACCGTACGCATCCAATACCTGCCGTCCTTAACTTCAGCAACCTCTATTTTGGCTACGCTGTTGGTATCTATCAACTGTCCTGTATGCAAAACGTTCAGGCTGCTGTCCAGGTACACAAAAGCATTTTTGTAGTAATAGGTGTAAACCATCCTTCCGGTGGTTTCATCCAATGTTACATAGCCGTCGCGGCTAAAGCTGTCCTCCTTTGGGTTTAGCTTGGCCACAATCTGGCTTTTCAGGCTTTCCAGCCTAAGCCTGCTGCCATCTGCAAAGCCCAGCTTCTGGTATAGGGTGTCCTGCAAATGGTAGTTGCAGCTAAAAAGGTTCAGTGTGGCCTTGTAATTGCCCAGGTAAACCCGGCCTTCGCCCAGCCAGGTAATGTACCAGTAATTGTAGCGCAGCTGCTGCTCGTTCAGCTTTTTTACGCTATACATATGCCCGCGGTCAAAACCGTTCTTTGCCGGGCCGGGCTGTAAAAAGTAAAGGGTGGCCACAGCGGTAACGCTTAAGGTAAATACCAGTGCTATAGTAATGTAAAGTGATTTCATTAGTTTAAGTTTTAATATGGGGAGGCCCCCATTGTACCTCCCCAAAAGGTTAATTATGGTTGTTTTCTACCAATGATGCTGGTAGTTTGATGCACGGGTTCACAGCCCGGGGCATTGTACACAATTGAACCTTCAAACAGCTCGCTGCATACCGGGCCGGTATATTCCGGGCTGCAGGAAATAGGATTATCGCAGTCATTTTCCAGGTAATAAGTGTACACATTCTCCGCTTTGGGAGCTGCTGCTGTTAAATTTTGGGACGCATAGACCCCACTTGCTATCAGCACAAAGGCCGTAGCAACAAAAATTGCTTTTTTCATATTTTATTAAATTTTAAATGTAATTGCCTACTATATTTACAGGTGTTCGGCATTTCCTGATTCGTTGCGCAATTGAATATTTTTATGTCGAACAAAATTACCTTCTCAGAGCAGGCATAGGATTCATTTACTTTTTCCCCGAGAAAAAGTAATTTATTCCAGCCTGTGATGAGAACGGTTATTTTGTGTTTGTAAAACGAGCCCTGCAATAGCCAGGACCAGGAAGAATATATTCAATACCAAATGCCAGCCCCATCCCAGCGCTTCTATAGCAGCACCACAACCACAAATTACATCCGGCAAAAAATAAAGTACAATTACTATATAGGTGGTAAACATGCTCATTAAGCTAAAGGAGCTAAACAAACCCAAAAACCGCAGCCTGCCGTTATTCAATACCAAGGCCAAAGCCAGCACAATTTCAACCACTGGTACTGCCCAGGCCAAAAAACCTGCATAAGACGTTAACATGGCAACTTTTTTCATCGTAAGCTCAAACTTGTCAATTTCAAACAACTTGCTAAAAGCAGCGTATACAAACAGTATAAAATACGCCCAGCAAATCATTTCAATAAGCAATTTCTTTCTTTTTGTTTTCATATAGTTTTTCTTAAAACACTCCCTTTTTTCCTGGCCAACACTTCCAGTTCAGCATCAACCCATTTAATCAGTTCATCCACCACCGGCCGTTTATAGTTGTCGAACCGCATTTTAGTAAGCTGCACTACCTGTTTAATTGCGGCCCTGTATTTCATCAGCAGCTCTTCCCTGCCGCCAATGTTTTCTGCTACGGCAATCTTACTGCGCATTTGCTGAAAACAATAGTGTATAAAAGGCGTATCGTTAAAGCCAAGGCCCAGCAAAGCATTTAAAACCAGCTCTTCGTTTACATCAGGCTCTTCTATACACAGCTGCATCCGTTTGTTAAACTTACGCAGGTACTTAAAATCGCCCCATTCCATACGCAATTTCGGGTCGCCAAAGCGCAGGTAGGGTTTTAGCAGAAGTTTTACCAGTGCATCATTTAGCTTTACCGCATTCAGTTTAGCCTTCAAAATACCCAGCTGTCGTTGAAATACCTTGTTCTTGCTATCCCGAAAAATGCGCGGTACAATCAAATCGTCTGGTATGTAGCCGTTCAGTTGCTGCCGTACCTTGTCCAGCAAATTCAGCACGGTATGGGCATCGGGGTTGTGTTTTCGTAAAGGGTCGTACAGGCTGTCACATACCGAAACCAGCGTATGCAAATTAATGTACAGGTAGGTTTTAATGCGCGTTTTGCTTTTCAGTTTCAGCAGGTGCTGCGCCATAACCATATCCAGGTTCTGGCATTCAGTTTCCAGCGCCGCATTCACTGCGGTGCTGTTGTCATCGGCGGGGGGTCTTAGTGCTATTGCGGCAGCCAGGTTCCTTAATTTTTCGAAAGCGTAATTCATATTTAGTTCGGGTTCGGTTTCTTCCTGTGTTTCACACGCTTCACGGGCTGCTGCCTGCCATACCAGTTCTATCAGCTGCCCGTAGGTTTTGTGTATCAGCCACCAATCTTCCTGCTGGTTCAGGTCTATGCTGGCTACACTGCTTTTGTTTTTACTGGCATGTATGCCCAGGTAATAGGTAGAGCTTAGTATTATGGCTATCAGCGCCCTAAAGCTGTAACTGCTCTGGGCAAAGTAAGGGTCGGTCATGTTTAGCAGGGGCGCTCCCTGCTCTTCCCTTTTCTCGGATATGCGGCGCGTTAGCGGATCCAGCTTGCTCATTTGCCATAAAATGATCTCCTGCATGTCTTCCTGGTCTGTAAAATACTTCAGGTTGTTCTGCATCATTTCTATAAAGGTATCCTGTACCTGCTTTTCGGCGGGCTGGCCCTGCAGCTGGTATTTTTCAAAAAACAGGGTCCAGTAATCTTCGCGTTCTATAAACAGCTTAAGCAGGTTGTGCAGGGTTTTAAAGTAATAATATATGGCCTTACGGTGTACCCCGGCCTGCGTGGCTATGGTACTTACATCCAGCCCGGCATACCCCTTGTCCCTTAAAACTGTACCTACAGCCTTTAATATCAGCTCCATTTTTTCTTCACGGTTTCTTTTCTTTCCCATTTGCTAACCAGCTAAAGCTTTACATGCGCCGGGGCGCTATTCAAAGTTTTTAATGTTCATTTTCGTTTTTACCCATTCCCAGGCATTCAGCACCCTATCCATATGGTCTATGCTATGGGTGGCCATTACACTCATGCGTATACGTGCCTTGTTTTTGGGCACTGCGGGGTAGCCAATCTGGTTGGCATATACCCCGGCTTCCAGCAGCCATTTGCATACCTCGGCATTAAGCCCTGGGCTGCCCGTCATCACGGGCACTATGGCACTGGCGCTGCTACCTGTATCCAGCCCTAAATCCTGCAGGCCCTTTTTAAGGTAATTGATGTTTTCCCAAAGCTTGCTGCGCCACCAGGGCTCATCATCTATCAGGTCTATACTTTTAAGGATGCAGGCCGATGCGGGGGTAGCCGTTACCGAAAAGATGTGCTGCCCTGCCTGAAATTTCAGGTAGTTCACCAGTTTTTCATCGGCCACCACATAGCCTCCTAAATGGCCAAAGGTTTTGCTAAAGGTGCCCGTTATCAGGTCTACATCCTTATAGGCATTGTGCAGTTCAATTACGCCCCTTCCGGTTTCACCAACTACGCCTACCCCGTGTGCATCGTCCATTGCCAGGTATGCCCCATGCTGTTTGCACAGCTTAATAATTTCGCCCAATGGGGCCAGGTCTGCAGGCTGGCTGTACACCCCATCTACTATAACCCACATACTACGGTGCTTGCCCTGGTTTTCGCGCAGCTGCCGTTCCAGGTGCTGCATATCGTTGTGCATAAAGGTTTTTACTTTGGTACCCTGCACCCCTTCGTACATGCTGGCGTGTACACTCATATCTAAAATGGCCAGGTCATCTTTTTTCAATAAAGCCTGCATGGTTGCGGTGTTGGCGGTATAGCCGGTAGTAAACAGGATTGCCGCATCACGCTTAAAAAAAGCGGCTATCTTTTCTTCCAGCTGGCGGTGGTAACGCATGTGGCCACCTATGGCGGGGCTGGCCGCAGCGCCTGTACCAAATTCCTCTATACCAGCTATAGCAGCAGCTTTTACTTCAGGGTGCTGGGTAAAGCCCAGGTAATCGTTAAATACCATCGCTACAAATGTTTTGTTGGCATTGCCCGGCAAGTTCAGTTCTACCTCGGGCATACAGCCACTCAGGCTTTCCTGCCGGTAGTTCCAATGCCCCCGCTCCAGCCAGTTCTTTATATAAGCATCAAAATGCGCTGCCCAGCTTATAGCATCTTTACCGGGCATATCCACAAAATCCTTAAAGCTTGCATTCCGAAGCTCAACCGCCGTCATTTTAATTACATCTGTTATCGTCATAATTTTTTCTGTGTTGTGTTATTTGATAGCGAAGGTAAAGCGGCGTTTTCAGATCAGGTGTGCAAAAAAACGACTCCCAGAGGCCATTTTGTGCAATTTCGTTTTGGCAAGCAGCCACAATTTGGCGCAGCAATTCCACTTCAATTTTGCAGCTGCTTTTGTGGCCTTAAAAGGGCGTTTTTGCAACCTTAAATTGTGCACCCGGCTAAGGGTTTTTGAGGCGTTATATTATTGCATTTTGTGCAAAATATTTTTTACTGAATTACATTATTGCTTAAAAATTGAATAAGCGGCCTTTCCCGCTATCAATAATGCAAACAATAAATCCAGGTTTATTTCTGTTAAATCATCTACCAATTGGGTTTCCATTTCTTTAGCAAAAGCATCAAGACCAAACTCTGCCTTAAGCTGCAGGGTATATGGGTAATCTTCCACATTGCGCAGCGTTATAGAAAGCACCACCAAATCATCGTTGTGCAGGTCAATTTCCAGCCCATCAGGCGTTACCAGCTGGTTGGCATTTGCCCAAAATTGGGCCAGTAAAACGTTTTTATCCATCATAAAAATTTCTCTTCGTCATCCTCAATTATTAAGGTATGTCACAAAAACTGTATTTTTTGTCAGAATTTTTCTGACAAAAACACAAAAAAAAACGGAAAGGCCACACTTGCACCCTCCCGTTCAACTTTACCTAAATGAAACTAATACAACGCCGCTAGCTCCACACGGCACCAGATAGGTACTATCGCAGCATCCGGCAACTAATCCTTTCAATAACAATCGCCCTCACCAACCGTCATCACCTCCTCATAACTCAACCCATAAAAATATCCAATTCTTTCAATCTGCAGGTTGCTGGGGTAAACAAAATCCTCTTCTAACCTCAAATACGCCGAAACCTCCATTTTCAAATACGCGGCTATCTCTTCTAAGCTCTTACCGTTTAACTTGCGCAGCAAGGCAAACTTTTCACCAGGCGTAAGCTTCATGAATTTTATATTTTGTTTCATATTTACCGGTTAGCCAATTGCGAAAGTAACCACAATGGCTATCCGGTAAATTGCAGGCAAGTGCGGTTTACTTGTGTAATAAGGCAAGGATAGAAAACTATGAATCCATCAAAATAGAAAAAACGCCCTGGACTACAATCGATCTTTAAGTTCCATAGCATACCCTGCTCGCTGCGCATGTTTTTGTATAAAGAACAACCGGTAAGGGAAAAGTTTAAATGATCTTTATACCGCAGCCTTTAACAATACGCGCTTTGCCATGATCTTTTCAATGAGCTTTTTAAGCCTGGCAAGATAATCCTCCTTTAACCAATCCGTATAATTTTTGGTCACTTTCCCAAGGCATTTGCCATACTGCTTAATCCTCCAGTCAATCTCTTTATCCAGCTCAGCGGTTAACTCCAGTGCCTGGGCAACCGAGCTGCTATTGTCAACACACATCAGTGCGTGCTGACGGATGGAGTCCCGTATCACCACACGGGCTTTCTTTCCGCTTTCCAGCGCTACCTGATGAGCCGCCTGTACATCAAAAGAGATTTCCTTACTAGCCGGAAATTTGCCACGCATGTCAGATGGTATCTGATGCGCCTGGTAACTGGTTCTGCTGTTCAACATTTCATGATAGGCCTCCGGATTTTCAAATACATGCTGCCAGTCA from Pedobacter africanus includes:
- a CDS encoding PAS domain-containing protein, yielding MESTGFYNLFEKSPLPMWVFDIQTLLFLDVNIAAVENYGYSKSEFLTMSISDIRPADEIDAVKNIVEHNAKTGKFFKNIFRHVKKNGDLIFVEIESNLIEFKGRQARIVLAQDISEKLIAEQQLALSEQRFKALVQEGSELIAIVDIDLNYKYVSPTSRRILGIDPHIFIGQNALQYIHKDDVQTVVAEAGGLNLKPQVKFSPFRFRHGNGEWRWIETCATNLTEDLSVQGIVCNSSDITDRIESQKQIMENVERYNIVARATRDVIWDYDLRNQKITWNRGISGILKYKSIGHITDAHWWENNIHPEDRGQVVASINRHIMRGAKLWTEEYRFLCGDGEYRYMMDRGYVGFDQTGKPYRMIGAMQDITQNKMQMKAIEEQNKKLKEIAWLQSHAVRAPLTKIMSLAELLQYSCKDEETKVLLKYLSESSAELDEVIANISKNAG
- a CDS encoding class I SAM-dependent methyltransferase, producing MNKKLSKRLADIVDALPLKENIRVLEIGCGPGAMAREISGRIGNGYILGIDRSAKAIEQAIAGSQTEMETGKLFFRQAAVEKFELEPNEGLFDIAVAIRVGALDGRHPQIEDQSLTNIAKALKKGGKLFIDGGNPLREIPLDPF
- a CDS encoding DUF6266 family protein, which produces MARYKNGINGPVSGKIGNVVGGSWRGIDYLRSLPDTSNKTFSEKQKNQHFLMGLVSSWLKPLKLIVEKGYQAIMSGKTPMNACVSYHMKNAVEGNSPLEYMIDFAKVILSRGELLIPLIREVLSLIDAVLHIKWENASASIFNNEDDKATIVVYNPAKKAFVSFEDVAQRADKEVMLRLPAGYAGDTVHCWQHFVNANGNMVSTSVYLGELLVVGQGSAGPIFK
- a CDS encoding C40 family peptidase, translating into MGIVLFGAIGGLGMCGSGGVGDPSEVGMTKGVGMTKGGEPLSVASDISPQRGERGRVLSIARAEVGVRELTGRNDGKRIAEYLLYTGIKVPAAYCASYISWCFGKAGYDRPRTAWSPAMFPASRIVKEPKPADVFGVWFPELGRIAHVGLVAEIKGDWLVSYEANSNNSGSRNGDGVYARMRHKRTVYKYADWVSGQ
- a CDS encoding DUF6266 family protein yields the protein MGKYKKGILGPFRGKVGTVVGSSWQGEYYLKSVPDFGDYTPTEAQLNVRFKLAMVTTFLKRLKPLINVGYQQFNQGITPMNAATSYHLKNAVTGTSSMDYAIDYTKVMFSEGDLPEAVHPLVAVTLAARLDFSWTDDSLPASSGGTDRATVMAYNVDKDKFTMLPSAAARSAEAYVLQLPPDWSGDTVHTWISFVNALGKEVSNSNYIGEFTVL
- a CDS encoding MauE/DoxX family redox-associated membrane protein — translated: MKTKRKKLLIEMICWAYFILFVYAAFSKLFEIDKFELTMKKVAMLTSYAGFLAWAVPVVEIVLALALVLNNGRLRFLGLFSSFSLMSMFTTYIVIVLYFLPDVICGCGAAIEALGWGWHLVLNIFFLVLAIAGLVLQTQNNRSHHRLE
- a CDS encoding TetR/AcrR family transcriptional regulator, coding for MGKKRNREEKMELILKAVGTVLRDKGYAGLDVSTIATQAGVHRKAIYYYFKTLHNLLKLFIEREDYWTLFFEKYQLQGQPAEKQVQDTFIEMMQNNLKYFTDQEDMQEIILWQMSKLDPLTRRISEKREEQGAPLLNMTDPYFAQSSYSFRALIAIILSSTYYLGIHASKNKSSVASIDLNQQEDWWLIHKTYGQLIELVWQAAAREACETQEETEPELNMNYAFEKLRNLAAAIALRPPADDNSTAVNAALETECQNLDMVMAQHLLKLKSKTRIKTYLYINLHTLVSVCDSLYDPLRKHNPDAHTVLNLLDKVRQQLNGYIPDDLIVPRIFRDSKNKVFQRQLGILKAKLNAVKLNDALVKLLLKPYLRFGDPKLRMEWGDFKYLRKFNKRMQLCIEEPDVNEELVLNALLGLGFNDTPFIHYCFQQMRSKIAVAENIGGREELLMKYRAAIKQVVQLTKMRFDNYKRPVVDELIKWVDAELEVLARKKGSVLRKTI
- a CDS encoding aminotransferase class I/II-fold pyridoxal phosphate-dependent enzyme, with amino-acid sequence MTITDVIKMTAVELRNASFKDFVDMPGKDAISWAAHFDAYIKNWLERGHWNYRQESLSGCMPEVELNLPGNANKTFVAMVFNDYLGFTQHPEVKAAAIAGIEEFGTGAAASPAIGGHMRYHRQLEEKIAAFFKRDAAILFTTGYTANTATMQALLKKDDLAILDMSVHASMYEGVQGTKVKTFMHNDMQHLERQLRENQGKHRSMWVIVDGVYSQPADLAPLGEIIKLCKQHGAYLAMDDAHGVGVVGETGRGVIELHNAYKDVDLITGTFSKTFGHLGGYVVADEKLVNYLKFQAGQHIFSVTATPASACILKSIDLIDDEPWWRSKLWENINYLKKGLQDLGLDTGSSASAIVPVMTGSPGLNAEVCKWLLEAGVYANQIGYPAVPKNKARIRMSVMATHSIDHMDRVLNAWEWVKTKMNIKNFE
- a CDS encoding helix-turn-helix domain-containing protein gives rise to the protein MKQNIKFMKLTPGEKFALLRKLNGKSLEEIAAYLKMEVSAYLRLEEDFVYPSNLQIERIGYFYGLSYEEVMTVGEGDCY